GGCAATCCGCCATTCAGTGTTCGATTTGTCCATGGCTGCGGTGGAAGCAGTGACACCTTTTGTGTGCCCTTTCTGCAGGTTGATCCCCGCATGCTGAAGGCTGTCGCGATAGAGCACCATAAAGATGCCGATTCCGCTGTGGTTGCCGTCCTTGATGAAGTCATGCCATCTATGATAGGTTCGGTTGAAGTCTCCAGCCTCCATCAGGAGGCTGCGGTATCCAAGGACGATTTTTTCAGAAGCTTATCTGCGAATCACGATGCACCTGAAACAGGAAGTTCATCTGCTGGTAAGTATGAAGACTGATATTCATGGATCCTTGTATGCTGGAGGCTGTCGCCATAGAGCAACTTAAAGATGTTGATTTCACGGTTGGTAGCCGTCCTTGACGAAGTCATGCTATCCATGGCAGGTCCAGTCGGAATTTCTGGTGCCCATCATGAACCTGCGGAATTTACAAAAGATTTATTCAGAAATTTATCTGCTAATCATACTGTGGGTGAGACGGGAACTTCATCATCTGCTGGTAAGTAAAAAGATTGAGATTATGGGCCAATCTATGCTTAGTGTAAAAGACGCTCCATCAGGGTGCTTCTATTGATTATCTTAGATCTAATCGAAATGTTTGCATGCATAGGTTTTATCGTTGTGTAGGGATAGTGTTTGGGATCTTCTGGGTTTAGGATAAGCTGTGGGCCCAAAGTTAACTCATGTAGCAGTAAGCACTTGGTGGTCTGGGTAGAAACATAGTACTGCCAGTTTTGCAATTTAACTTATTACAATTATACAAGTGTTAAGTAACGACCCAAAGGCCGTGTTATATGGGCTTTCTTATTCTTGACTTAAATTTCTATCTTGCTCATTGAGCTCATGTGGGTTTAACTTCAGCGCTAATCTGTACAAAGTCCTTATCTTCAATAAATTGCAAGAACATTTTCTCTGATATATAATACTCATTAGAACCTTTCCCGTTTTCTGAAGTTATGCTAATGAATGGAGTCAAATCAGGTTCTGATATTCATGTTGATGAAGCTAACGGAAATGTTGATTCTGCAATCACAACTGACATGCAAGAAAATGTTGTGGGTGAACTAGATGTGACTTCATCATTACAATTGATGAATGGACAACTAGATTTTCCTTCCTGTTCTGTGCCTGCACTTAATGATAAGCAGTGTGATTTGGCCGTTCAAGATTTCTTAAACGCGTGTAATGGTCGGTCTTTGTGGAGTGAATACATTGGTGAATCACTCCTGGGGAAAAATGGCAATGACAGCATAAATCTTAATGTTGCTCAAGTCCATGCGCATGATGTGGACATCACAGGCCCATTTGGGGAATCCATCTCTGACGCTGAACATCAGCAGCGCACTATGACCCTTGAAGATTTCTTAAAATCGTGTTACTCAGATCATTCAGCTAATCAAGTTGGAAATGGTGGATCTTTATCAAGTGAATATATTGTTCaatcactcatgaggaaaaatggGAGCGACAGCATAAATCTTAACGTTGCACAAGTCCAAGAGCAAGATTTTGACATCACAGTCCCAGTTGGCGATTGCATTTCCCAGGATAATCCTTTGAAGCTTCCTTGTTATCATGCAGATGTGGATAACTCCTTTTGTTCCAAGACTTCTACTGGTGTTCCTGACAGTGTAGTCTCACCTAAATTTCTCAGTACTGAAAAAGACACCCTTGCACCTGCGCTGGATTTTCCTATTCCAGACACCCAAGAATCCTTTGTTGGTTCTGGTGGAGTCTTAGTACACATGGATAACAATTGTGCTGACGTTGATTACAACTCCGAGGATAGAGTTGAGCATGGTGACACATtcttgtcttcttcaagtgagttGATACCTGATTTGAATTCGAATCACTTTGCCTCCATGGCTTCAACTCATTCAAGCCACTCTGTTAGTATTGAGTCACTTGAGGATTCCATTGCTGATGCAAAAAACAAAAAGGTACTCCAATTATGTGAACTCCCACGCTGGCTTTTTTCAAAACATTTGTTGTATATACACTTTCTTGGGCACATTACTCTCATGTGGTTGCATGCGTGTATGGGTACATGTGCCTGTGGTTATGTGGATTATACTTAGTTGCACACCCTTTCCTTTATCTTGAAAAAATTGCATGGCATGGATATTTACATCTAGGTTGATGACTTGCTTACCAAatgtaagaagaagaaaaatgaagcCACTTTGGCATTTTGATCTATATACTACAATAGATTATGTTTCATGCACTGAATAACTGAAATGAAGTGaaagaaggatcatgctaaaaATACCATTTCAGTCAACGGATTCAGAAGCACTTATAGCAGAAATGAGTAGTAGGAATTACTGATATGATCGTATGGAGATTCAGCTGCATTTCTTGAAGCAATGTGCATTTGTTGCTAGCTGACTTGTTGTAGTCACTAGTCAAGTCCAGGCTGTAGTAGGTTGACTGGAATCACTCTGGGTCATTGTCAGTGATTCTCGGCATATTAGCCACTTGCATCCCCTTGATGGCATGCCAAACTTGTAGTAGAAAATAAACTGCCTTATTGCTGGTCTAGGAGCCACACTTCGATCCATCCTAGACTAACTTTTTGCAAGCCGCATTCTACCTACAGTTTCCTCATATTTTGAACAGTTAACAACTCTTTCAGTGTCTAAGGAGCTAAAAACTAGGCACTGGCACCCTTAAGGTCTGTACTAGTGTACTAGGGAGATATAATCTTAAAACTTTCTGAAGTTGCCATAGAGATAATCATCTGCCACATCAATTTTTTTTCCTGTGCAAGAAACTGAATCGACCATGATTTATCTGTTTTAGTTTACTCTCTGAATTAAAAAAAAACTATGTACACTGATTAATTTAAGATGCAAAATGCACCTTGTATATTATAGTGACTGATTCGCCAATAACTGCTGAAGTTGGACACTTATTCTTCTGCTGTGACATTAATGCAGAACGATCTGTTACCCTCACTTGAGCTGGTTACTAAGATGATAGAGGATGTAGAACTTCTTGAAGAAAAAGCTAAAGTAGCCAAGCGTGAATCATCTATTTCTGGTACAAGCATTCTCACCAAAGTTGAGGAGCTCAAAGAAATGTTGAATCATGCAAAAGAAGCAAATGATATGGTTTGTCCTTTTATCCCCTGATCAAACTTTATAAAAGAGAGAACTCTTTAGTTGCTTAGCCTAAAGGAGCCATCAATTGTGCTATATGCAGCATGCTGGTGAGGTTTTCGGCGAGAGATCTATTTTGACCACGGAGGCGCGGGAGCTCCAATCTCGACTTCAGAGGTTGTCAGACGAGAGGAATAGTTATCTTGTTGTTATTGAAGAGGTATTATCTTAATGCTTTGTTTGATGGTATTTTCTTCATCTGCTGAGCTTCCTGACAGAACATGGAATGGATGGTCCATCATGTTTTATTTGTCTTCAGTTGTTTGTCCTTTAATGACGTTGTTACACaaactaattttatgagaaagcATAATTACCTAGTACAAGTTTAAAAAATTAAAGTTCATATTGGATATATTGAGTTGCAGAAGTATTTTAGATTATAAAAGTTGAGTTGCATCTAAACACATCTCCGATCTGATCTATATAGATACGGCAAACTCTCGAGGAAAGATTGGTTGCTGCACAACAGGAATATGAAGCAGCTGTGAAGGAAAAAGACGAAAAGGAAGCTTCTGCTCAGGCACTACTTAGTGAACAGGAAAAGGAGATGAACTCCATTGTTGAAGAATCAAGAAAGTTGCAGAAAGAAGCGGAGGAGAATTTGAAGGTATTTCCGTGCAGCCTTTATATGCTTTACCTTTGTGTCTGTAACTTTCCTGATAATAAATAATATAAATTTGGACTGCTATCAACATCTGATACTGAATATCATTATTTACTGTATAATAAAATCTTTTATGGGTACTACTCAATCTGTATAATAACATCTGATAATAGTTAATCCCTTTAAAGGTAAAAATGCTTCTTTAtgtttgatactccctccgttccatattaagcGTCGCTGATTTAAAGTTTGTACTAAATCAGTGAAACGTAATATGGAACAGAGGGATTACTGATTATCATTATTTATGCTGTCTTAGAAAAGGTTTTATGGGTAGTGTTGTTCTTATGGAGTTTATACACATCTGTCTTTTAGCACTGCTAGAAGTAGTACGTGTTGGGAGCCCATATTATGAATTAGTTTGAAATTGATTTCAATTGTTAATGGTGCATGTGTATTGTTGGATGTGCAGCTGAAGGAGTTCTTGGTTGAGCGGGGTCGAATTGTTGATACACTACAGTAAGTTATCATTTCATGTCAGCTACTTGTCGCTAAAGTTTTCCATAGCAAGACTGCCCTATAGCTTATTTAACTAATTATCTCTGAAATTAAACTGAATTTTGATGACTCTGGAACTTCAGATTATCTTGTGCCATCTTTGGAAGTTAACAACATGCTTACTACTCTTGCACCTTTTAATGTCAGCATTATGCTTATGTAGTTTGGCTATTTTTCAGACAATATATAATAGTCTTCTCAGTGAAGCAAGAAATGACATTGTAAATAAGCTGATTCTTGTGTAGCACTTCTGTTCAGAAATAAGTGACATTTTAGAACTCCCCTGGGTGGACAACTAATATACCACCtctttacactaatatgaattgaactgcaaaaacgtcttacattagcTTACAGAGACAGCAAaaacattttttttttgcaaactaTTCTTTCTGAGAAGGCAAGGGGAATATGTTCTATTAGAGTTTTCATGCAAACTATTTTTGCAATATTATCGCCCCGACATATTAGTACAAAGAATAACGTTAAAGTTAGACATTGGGAAGTGGGAACCATGCCCATGTTTTCAACATCATCTATTTACAAATCGTGAGTATTCCatttgtttttgtttgtttgttattTCAGTGTGATGTTTGGAAATGTTCAGGCATCTAATCTGAAGGATCAGTCAAACTATAAATATTTAGATTCTTGATTGATAATGCTGTGTCAGTTTATAGACGGAGTACTGAAACATATCCTTGTCCTTATGCAGAGGTGAGATGGCTGTCATTTGCGAGGATGTGTCTCAACTCAAGCAAATAGTGGATGAGCGCTTATCTTGGAGCAAGTTGCAGCGATCAACAATGTCAAGTCTCTCCTCTTCGCTGCATTCTTCGCTTCACAGGAGTGCTAGTTCGTCAGACAGGACCACTGAAGCCGTTGAGTCTAAAGATAAACATACAGTCACTGAAGTTGCAAGGCCAGTGGCTGAGGATCCGGATGTCGACGGGAGAAAGGTTGAAATGTTAGATGGCTGTGACAGTGAAGGTGCAAGCTCAGTGGGCGAAGACAACAGCAAGCAGCGGGGTTCCAACGAGGATGGCTGGGAACTGTGCTGAACTGAAGATGGCTGAAGATCGTCAGGGTTTGCCTGAGTT
This DNA window, taken from Triticum aestivum cultivar Chinese Spring chromosome 1D, IWGSC CS RefSeq v2.1, whole genome shotgun sequence, encodes the following:
- the LOC123181996 gene encoding uncharacterized protein isoform X1 produces the protein MGDHMTVFRSLRELFPQVDPRMLKAVAIEHHKDADSAVVAVLDEVMPSMIGSVEVSSLHQEAAVSKDDFFRSLSANHDAPETGSSSAGPVGISGAHHEPAEFTKDLFRNLSANHTVGETGTSSSAVMLMNGVKSGSDIHVDEANGNVDSAITTDMQENVVGELDVTSSLQLMNGQLDFPSCSVPALNDKQCDLAVQDFLNACNGRSLWSEYIGESLLGKNGNDSINLNVAQVHAHDVDITGPFGESISDAEHQQRTMTLEDFLKSCYSDHSANQVGNGGSLSSEYIVQSLMRKNGSDSINLNVAQVQEQDFDITVPVGDCISQDNPLKLPCYHADVDNSFCSKTSTGVPDSVVSPKFLSTEKDTLAPALDFPIPDTQESFVGSGGVLVHMDNNCADVDYNSEDRVEHGDTFLSSSSELIPDLNSNHFASMASTHSSHSVSIESLEDSIADAKNKKNDLLPSLELVTKMIEDVELLEEKAKVAKRESSISGTSILTKVEELKEMLNHAKEANDMHAGEVFGERSILTTEARELQSRLQRLSDERNSYLVVIEEIRQTLEERLVAAQQEYEAAVKEKDEKEASAQALLSEQEKEMNSIVEESRKLQKEAEENLKLKEFLVERGRIVDTLQGEMAVICEDVSQLKQIVDERLSWSKLQRSTMSSLSSSLHSSLHRSASSSDRTTEAVESKDKHTVTEVARPVAEDPDVDGRKVEMLDGCDSEGASSVGEDNSKQRGSNEDGWELC
- the LOC123181996 gene encoding uncharacterized protein isoform X2 gives rise to the protein MGDHMTVFRSLRELFPQVDPRMLKAVAIEHHKDADSAVVAVLDEVMPSMIGSVEVSSLHQEAAVSKDDFFRSLSANHDAPETGSSSAGPVGISGAHHEPAEFTKDLFRNLSANHTVGETGTSSSAGSDIHVDEANGNVDSAITTDMQENVVGELDVTSSLQLMNGQLDFPSCSVPALNDKQCDLAVQDFLNACNGRSLWSEYIGESLLGKNGNDSINLNVAQVHAHDVDITGPFGESISDAEHQQRTMTLEDFLKSCYSDHSANQVGNGGSLSSEYIVQSLMRKNGSDSINLNVAQVQEQDFDITVPVGDCISQDNPLKLPCYHADVDNSFCSKTSTGVPDSVVSPKFLSTEKDTLAPALDFPIPDTQESFVGSGGVLVHMDNNCADVDYNSEDRVEHGDTFLSSSSELIPDLNSNHFASMASTHSSHSVSIESLEDSIADAKNKKNDLLPSLELVTKMIEDVELLEEKAKVAKRESSISGTSILTKVEELKEMLNHAKEANDMHAGEVFGERSILTTEARELQSRLQRLSDERNSYLVVIEEIRQTLEERLVAAQQEYEAAVKEKDEKEASAQALLSEQEKEMNSIVEESRKLQKEAEENLKLKEFLVERGRIVDTLQGEMAVICEDVSQLKQIVDERLSWSKLQRSTMSSLSSSLHSSLHRSASSSDRTTEAVESKDKHTVTEVARPVAEDPDVDGRKVEMLDGCDSEGASSVGEDNSKQRGSNEDGWELC